The Streptomyces sp. NBC_00569 genomic sequence GCACGGCGGCCGGCTCCGTCGCGGGCACCGGCCCCGTGATCACCGTCGGCTCGAAGCAGTTCACCGAGTCGTGGGTGATGGGCGAGCTGTACGCGCAGATCCTCACGGCCCGTGGCTTCCAGGTGGTCCTCAAGTCGAACATCGGCAGCGCCGACATCATCGACCGAGCGCTGCGCAGCCACCAGATCGACCTCTATCCCGAGTACACGGGTGTCATCCTCCAGACGTTCGCGATGCCGAAGCGGATGCCGGTCACGGCGCACGGAACGTACGAGGCGGCGAAGAGGTTCGAGGAGGGGCGCGGTCTCACCCTGCTGAGACCCACCCCGTTCCAGAACCGCAACGCGGTCGCCGTGCGCACCTCCGACGCCCGCAAGCACGGGCTGCGGACCGTCGGTGATCTGCGCCGGATGGGGCGGATCTCGTACGCCGAGTACCCCGACAACATCACGGGCCCGCTCGGCTACGACGCCGTCGTCAAGGCGTACCGGCTCTCCGCCATGAAGGTCAGGCCGCTCAACATCGGCCTGCAGTACCCGGCGCTCAAGAACGGTGACGTGGACGCCGCCGACGTCTTCACCACCGACCCCCAGCTGCGGCGCTACGACTTCACCGTCCTGGAGGACGACCAGGCGATCTTCGGCTTCCAGAACGTGTCGCCGGTGGTGCGGCGCTCGCTCGTCGAGCGGTACGGCCGCCGGCTCACCGAGCCGCTCGACGCGGTGAACGCGCTGCTCACCGAGAAGGCCATGCAGGCGCTGAACGAGGCCGCCGCCATGATGCGACTGAGCCCGGCGAAGGTCGCCGACCGATTCCTGCGCGCCAACGACCTGAAGTGACCGAGGAGCCCACGATCATGCAGAGCGCTGCCGACATCGTCTTCGACGCGGCCACCAAGACCTACGCGGGCTCCGCCGAACCCGCCGTGGACGCACTGTCCCTGACCGTCCCGGCCGGGGAGATCTGCGTCCTGCTCGGGGCGTCCGGCTGCGGCAAGACGACCGCACTCACCCTCGTCAACCGGCTCACAGAGCTGACGTCCGGCGACATCCGCATCGACGGGCGCAGCATCCGCGATCAGGACGTCATCGAACTGCGGCGCTCCATCGGCTACGTCATCCAACAGGCGGGGCTCTTCCCGCACATGACGATCGAGGAGAACATCGCGACGGTCCCGCAGGTGCTCGGCTGGAAACGCTCACGGACCGCCGACCGCGTCCGCGAACTGCTCGAACTGGTCGGCCTTCCCCACAAGGAGTACGCGGACCGCCATCCCGCCCAGCTGTCCGGCGGGCAGCGCCAACGCGTCGGCATCGCACGGGCGTTGGCGGCGGACCCGCCGATCATGCTGATGGACGAGCCGTTCGGCGCGCTGGACCCGGTGACGCGCGAGCACATGCAGGACGAGTTCCTGCGGCTGCACGAACAGGTCCGCAAGACCACGCTGTTCGTGAGCCACGACATCGACGAGGCCGTCCGCATGGGCGACCGCGTGGCGATCCTCGCCAAGGGCGGAAGGCTCCTCCAGTACGACTCCCCCGAACGCATCCTGCGCGAGCCCGCCGACGACTACGTGGCGCGTTTCGTCGGCACGGACCGCGGTCTCAAGGCACTGACGCTGCGCAGCCTCGGCGAGCTGAAGCTCGACCCGGCGACCGGCGACGACGAGGCGTCGCTCCGCACCGGCGACACCCTGCGGACCGCGCTGTCGGCGCTGCTCGCGGGAGGCGCCGAGCGGCTGCCGGTCGCGGACGAGTCGGGGAAGACCGTCGGCAGCGTGACCGTGGACCTCATCAGGGAGGCGGCGTGAGTTCCACCCTGCTCGCGGCGGCCGGCCCGCAGCCGGTCATCCCCGACTTCGGCACGGTCAGTTCCTGCGTGCGCGACAACGGCCTGTTCTGCGTCGACTGGTTCACCGCCAACTTCTCCAGCATGTTCGGGCCGGCGCTCGTCCAGCATGTGCGGCTCACGGTGATCGCGGTCGGTGTCGGCTTCCTCATCGCGTTTCCGCTGGCGCTGCTCGCGCACTTCCGGCGCCGTCTGGTGAAGCCGCTCGGCGGTCTGACCTCGTTCCTCTACACGATCCCGCCGATGGCCCTGTTCACGCTGCTCGTCCCGGTGTTCGGCCTGTCCGTGCTCACCGCGGAGATCGCGCTGGTGTCGTACACGCTGATGGTGCTGTTCAAGTCGTCGCTGACGGGCCTCGGCGAAGTGCCGGAGGAGGTGCGCCGGGCGGGCGAGGGCATGGGGCTCACGCGGCGCGAGGTCCTCTGGCGCATCGAACTCCCGCTGGCTCTGCCCGCGGTGATCAGCGGGCTGCGCGTGGCGACGGTGACCACGATCAGCGTGGTGGAGGTCGCCGCGTTCATCATCGACCAGGGGCTCGGCTCGCCGATCATCCAGGGCCTTCAGTCGCCGTTCAACACCCAGTTCATCGGGGCCGGGCTGCTGGCCGTCGCGCTCGCGCTGGCGGCGGACGGACTGATCGTGCTGGTGGGACGGCTGCTCACGCCGTGGGCCCGGACGCGGAGGACCGTCTGATGCACACCTTCTTCGCCAGTTTCTCGTTCATGGCCGACCACTTCGGGCTCCTGGCCGACCGCACGGTGGACCATCTGAAGCTGTCGGCCGCCGCCGTCGCGGTGGCCCTCGTCCTCGCCCTCCCGCTCGGCGTGTGGCTCGGCCACCGTGGAAAGGGTTCCTTCCTCACCGTCAGCATCTCCAACATCGGCCGTGCGCTGCCGTCGCTGGCGCTCATCGCGATCTTCCTCGGGCTGCTCGGCATCGGATTCGTCAATGTGCTGACGGCACTGGTGGTGATGGCGGTCCCACCGGTGCTCACCCACGCGTATCTCTCGGTGGAGCAGGTGGACCCGGACCTGGTGCGCGCGGGACGCGGCATGGGCCTGACCGAGTGGCAGATCCTCACCCGCATCGAACTGCCCCTGGCCCTGCCGGTGCTCTTCACCGGTATCAGGATCGCGGCGGTGTACGTCATCTCCAGTGCGACCCTGGCCGCGGTCGCCGGCGGCGGCGGACTCGGCGACATCATCCTGAACCAGGTGTCGTACGGTCTGTCGGGGGTGATCGCCGCCGCTCTGTGGGTGGCGGTACTGGCGCTGGCCGCGGACGCCCTGTTCGGAGCGCTGCGCAACCGGCTCACCCCGCGCGGGGTCCTCGCGGGACGGAGTGCGTGACCGACGCACCACTGCCGGGCCGAACAGGCGGTGTGAACGCGTCCGTGTGGGGCGGAGACGGTCCGCCGAGAGGAGGGACTAGGCGGGGGCCGGCCGCCATGTCGGCGAGCGGCCCAGGACTGCGACGATCTCGTCCAGCCGGGATTCGTGGTCGGCCGTGACCGCCGGCGCGAAGGCCGCACCCGGGCCGCGGCGCGCCTCCCCTCCGGGCACCGCCCGCGCCACGGCGAGTGCCGCGTCGAGGAGTTCGGGGTCGAACGTCACCGTGTGCCCCAGCGTCCGCGCCACGTCCCAGGAGTGCACGACGTAGTCGATGAAGTGGAAGCTGACGGCCTGTGCTCCCGGGAACGGTCCGCCGTCGCGGATCTCCGGGAGGGGGAACGCCCGCTCCGTCACCCCGTCTGCGGCGAAGGCCTCAAGGACGTGCCGGGCGGCCTCGCGGTACGTCCCGACGGGGTCGTCGCCGAGTGGGCGCGGCCGCCACACCGCGATGTCCCCCTCGCCGCGCGAGGCCGCCGCGAATCCGTGGTGCTGCGCGGTCATGTGGCCGAGGAGCTCACGCAGCGTCCACCCGGCGCACGGCGTCGGCCTGGTCAGGTCCCCTGCCGTCGCCCGCGCCACCACGTCGACGCTCGCACGCACCGCTTCCGCGTCGAGCGCGACCAGATCCTTATTCGTAGGCATGTGCTTATCATCAGCCTGCGCCTATCACATGTCAACGTCTATCATCGGCGCGTGATGGCCAAGAACGGCGGACGCCGCGACCTCGCCGCGATGCTGCAGCCCCTGATGCGGTCCCTCATCGCCGCCGAGCTGCCGGTGCTCGCGTCGCACGGGATCTCGATGTGGGGATACGTCGTCCTCAGCGCCCTGGACGACGGCCCCGTCCGCACCCAGGCCGCGCTCGCGACGGCGATCGGCGCCGACAAGACCCGGATCATCTCCACGCTGGACACGCTGCAGGAGTCCGGTCTGATCTCCCGCACCCCGGACCCGCACGACCGCCGGGTCCGGCTCCTCTCCATCACCGACGACGGGCGGCGCGTGCGCCGGTCCGCGCAGACCGACATCCACGCGCACGAGGACCGCCTCCTGGCCCGGCTCCCCGCGGCCGACCGCCGGGTCTTCCTCGACGCGGTCCACACCCTCACCCCGGATGCGGACGCGCCCTAGTCGGCATCAGCCCCCAGGTGTCCGAGAACCGAGCGCACCGCCCGGTCCACCGCGTCACGTGACGCGTCGGTGGGGTCGATCGTCTCGAATCCGTGGTGTCCGAGCGGCACGTCGATCACCTCGAGGGCGGCGCCGCAGTCCTCGGCCGCGGATACGAACTCCTCGACCGTCACCGCGATTTCGGGGCGTTCGAGCCCCACGCGCGTCAGCACGATCGGCAGCCGCCCCGCACCGCGCACCGCCGTCGCCGGGCGGAACCGGGTGTCGGCGAGCCCCCAGCCCGGCAGCGGCGCGAGAATCGGGTACGAGGCCGCCACACACCGCAGCCAGGACGGCGGCGCCGCGAGCCAGTCGGCCGCGAGAAGCCCGCCGGCGGAGACGAACCACAACGCGACTCGCCCTCCGTCCACCCGTGGATCGGCCCGTACGAGCTCGATCGCCCCGGCGATGTCCTCGGCGGCCCGCCCGTACGCGGTCAGCTCGTGGAGCCGGTGGTCCACGGTCACGCCGACGGCTCCCAGGTTCGCCACGTACTGCGCATAGCCCACGAAGGCGGGCCAGTCGCGCGGTGTCGGACGGGTACCGGCCGGCACCGGTCCGCCGTGGACGAACACCACGGCCGGCCGGGGACCGTCGGCGTCGGGCAGATGCAGGTCGACGCGACCGGTCCGCTCCCGGGGCCGCTCCTCGACGTCCATGAGGAACGGCCGGAGATGCGCGGGCCGCTCGCGCACGGTGGCCACCCGGTGCCCCTTCCCCGCGGCGGCCCTGAGCAGGACGTCCACGAGCTCACGCGGAGCGGAGAGCATCGGCCAGTGCCCGGTGTCGAGTTCGAAGAGGGTGACGCCCAGCTCGGCGAGCGCCCGGGACGCGGGATCACCCAAGGCCGCCATCGCCTCGACCACGGCGATGCTCGACCCGTTGGCCGTGCACAGGACGCCGGTCGTCGGCAGTCCGGCGGCCGCGCCGGACAGCCGCAGCGGCTGCGTGAGCGTGGGCAGGGGCTGAGGAGCGGCCAGCTCGGTCAGCCGCGCCAGGGCCTCGCCCGGGAGGCCGGCGACGCTGCCCCAGCGCTGCCACTCCTCCCCCGTCGGCGCGGGCAGCGTCCCGGCGCTGTTCTCCTGGGCCAGGCTCCGCACGCGCTCGCGGACCGTCTGGTCGGGCACCAGCTCGAGAGCCGGGTCGCCGTCCTCGGGGATGCCGACATCTACGTGGACGATCCTGGAGATCCGCCCGGGGCGCCGGTCCGCGGCACCGCGCACCGGGTGGATGCCGTAGCAGTGGCCGACGAGGACCACGTCCTGCCCCTCGACCCGGTCGATCAGCCGGACCAGCTCCTCGATGTGCGCCTCCAGGTCCGCGCCCGGCACCGCCGCACCACCGCCGTCCTCCATGCCGGTCAGCGTCACTTCGTACGCCCGCGCCCCCGAGTCCCGCAGCCCGGCGGCCACTTGCCGCCATACCCAGCCGCCGGTGTGGGCCCCCGCCACCAGAATGAATGCCGTCATGGCCGTCTCCTCCCGCGCCGTGGTCCGCGGACGGCCACAGCGGCCGTCCGCGCTCGCCGGTACCGTAGGAACTCCCCCTGAGGGAGGTTCAAGCCGTGCCCGCCGACAGCATGTGGTCCATCGGTGAGCTCGCCGAGCGCGCGGGCGTCACCGTCAAGACGGTCCGCTTCTACTCGGACCGCGGTCTGCTGCCCGAAGGCCCCCGCAGTACGGGCGGCCATCGCCGGTACGGGCCCGAGGCGCTCGACCGGCTCCGCGTCATCCGCTCCCTGCGCGCCCTCGGCCTGCCGGTGCCGGACGTGCGCCGCGTCCTGGGAGAGGAGGGCGGACTGAACGGCGCTCTTGAGGACGTCGTCGCGGGGCAGTTGCGGGGCATCGGCTCTCAACTGGCCGCGCTGCGCTGGCGGGAGGCCGCGCTTCAGCTCCTCCAGGACTGCACGCCCGCCGAGCGCGCCGAGCGGCTGCTGCTCGTCGGCGCGATGTCCGCCCCGCCCAGCACGGCCGCACCGGCCCGCTTCTGGCGCCGGTGGCTGCCGCCCCGCATGCCCGCGCGGGTCGTCTCCACCGTCCTCGACCAGGCCGTGCCGCAGCCTCCGCCGGACCCGACTCCGGCCCACGTCCTGACCTTCGCCCGGCTGCACGCCTTCACCTCGCGTTCCTGCGAGGGCGGCGACCGCGGCCAGCCGGCGGCCCATCGTACGGAAGGCGGGTTCCGCCCCGGGGTGCTCTACGAGGGGCTCAGCGAGGCCTACGCACTGGCGTCGCCACACCTGTGCGACCGGCGGTCACCCCGGGAGGGAGAGGCCCTGGACTGCTTCGTCTCCGCCTACGCCGCCTCACGGGGCGTACGTGACACCCCCGCGTTCCGCCGTGCGCTCAGTGGGGTGCTGGCGGCGGATCCGCGGATCGACCACTACTGGCAGCTCGTCGCCGAGCTGACCGGTCCTTCGCGGCCGACGCCGGGGGCCGCCCACGACTGGCTCTGCGCCGCGCTCGACGCCCAGGTCGGACGTCGGGCCGCGGGGGGCCGACGGGCAGCCGCCGCCGGTTAATCGCTGGGCCGGCGGCCTCGGTGTCCGTATCTTTGCGCAACGGCAGACGCACTGTGCGGCTCGACGCGGAAGGCTCCCATGTGTGCTCGTAAGTTGCGGCCCGAAGAGACGGACATCGACGCCCCGTTGGTGCGCCGGCTCATCGACGCGCAGTTCCCGCAGTGGGCCGGTCTGCCGCTCACCGAGGTCGTCTCGGCCGGTACGTCCAACGCCATGTACCGCCTCGGCGAGGACATGGCCGTACGGCTCCCGCGCCTTGCGGGCTCCGCGCAGGACGTGGACAAGGAACACCGCTGGCTGCCCGTGCTCGCCGCAGCGCTCCCCGTGGCCGTCCCCATGCCACTGGGCAAGGGAACTCCCGGCGAGGGCTACCCATGGCCGTGGTCCGTCTACCGCTGGCTCGACGGCGCCAACCCCGCCCCGGGCCACACCTCGGAACCAGCCCTGCTGGCAGAGGACTTGGGGGAGTTCGTCACCGTGCTCCAGGGGGTCGATCCCACCGATGGCCCCGCCTCCTACCGCAGCGAGCCGCTGGCGGAGCGGGACGAGGTGACGCGTTCGGCGATCAACGAGCTGCGGGCGGAGCTGGACGGGGACGGGGCGAGGGCCGTCTGGGAGTCGGCCCTGGGAGCCCGCGGGTGGGCCGGGCCCGCCGTGTGGATCCACGCGGACCTGCAGCCCGGGAACGTGCTCGTCGCGGACGGGCGGCTCAGCGCCGTCATCGACTTCGGATGCCTGGGTCTGGGCGACCCGGCGGTCGACCTGATCGCGGCGTGGTACCTGCTGCCCGCCGGTGCGCGCGAGGTCTTCCGCAGCGGTTCGGGCGCGGACGACGACGCCTGGGCCCGGGGTCGCGGCTGGGCCCTGTCGGTCGCCCTCCTGGAGCTCCGGCACTACCGGGAGACCAACCCGGTGATGGCCTCCATCGCCCGCCATGTGATCGCGGAACTCCTCGCGGACGGCACGGCACCGGCGGCGGTCTGACGATCCGTCCTGCCGCACCGCCCCGGATCAGTCCGCGGCGGCGCGCAACCACTCTTCCAGGACGGCGAAGTCCGCTTCGGTGAGACCCTGTCGAGGGTCCACGCGATGCAGCAGGGCGCGTTCCGGATAATGTTCGAAGACCCAGGAACGGTCGATGTCGGTGATCTCGTCGTCGACCCAGGCGAAGCGACGGCCTTGTGCCTGGCAGACCAGGGCGCGGGTCTTCCAGTGGAGCCCACGGACGCCGTGCCACTCGTCGCGCGCGTCCCGCACCGGCGGATCCGGCCAGTCCACGACCGGCAACGGCGGCAGTCCGAGCAGCGGGGCGACGCAGTCGTTCGCTTCGTCCATCCAGGTCGTCGCCCAGACGAGCTCGCACGGGAGCGCCGCGAGCCGGGGCCCGTACGCGGGGTTGATCCTGGCCAGCAGGGGGTTCAGGTCCGCGCCGAGCGGGTCGGGGCAGCCCGGCCGGTGCAGCGGATACGTCGGGTAGCAGTCCGGCGGGCCGCCGAACGGAATCAGCGGCCCGTCGACGTCGAGGAAGAGCAGCGGAAGGTGCGCGTATCCGGTCACTTCGGCACAGTATCGACTGGGGGCCAGGCCCCCACCCGCGCCCGCGCCACGGCATGGCGGGCATGACGGGAGACACGGGTCGTGCGGTCGGCCACGAACCGGCGGGCGCCTGGCGAACGCGGTCACGGTCACGGTCACGGTCACGGTCACGGTCACGGTCACGGTCACGGTCACGGTCACGGTCACGGTCACCTGCAGTGTGCCGGACATCCGTCACTGGGTGCATATGGGGCCCGTCTGCGCCCAGGCTCTGCGCGACTCCGGCGATCGGGAGCGCCGGGACCCGATCCGGCCGTGGCTCGGCCCCGGGGCGCGGGGCTTCGGTGACGGCCCCGCTCGCGTGCCCCGGCGCCGGTCACGCCGTCCCCTTCCGCCCCTTGTGAGGTTCCCGAAACCGCCGATTGACCAAGCAGGCGGTGAATAGGGCTGGTTGACCGGGTGAAGAGTGCGCAACCATGTCCACATGACCGCGGCCCATCGCGCCATGACCCAGCTGGAGTCGTGGCCGAACCTGGTAAGTGGCTCTCCCCGGTGCGCCGTAGGGCGCTCCTTCGGGACAGCAGGGTGCGACATCGTGCATTTCCATGCCAACGATGCAGCAGATCTGTACCTCACCCGGACGGCGGTCGAACGCCTCCTTCCCCAGCTGCGCGACAGCACCGCGATCCGGGTGCGCCCCGGTGCCTCATGGATCACCGTGCTGCTCGACTGCGACGACGACGTGGCGCTCCTGCTGACACTCATCAGCGTGGCGCTCAAGGAACACGACGCGGTCAGGGGGCCCGAGGAGGAGTACGGCGGGCCTCACACCGCCCGTACGGCTCCGCCGTGCGACTGGGAGCCGCGGGCGGCGCCTTCGCCGCGGGCGGCCGGGCCGGTGGCAACGTCCGTTCATCACGGCCGCGTTCACGACGCGTGGAAGGCCGTCGGCCGGATGCTGCCGCACGGACACTGACGGGAGCGCCGGGGCGCGTGAGCGGGAGTCCGCGACGGGGACCCGGCAACCGGCCTCAGCCGCACGTCAGTTGCCGCCGCCCGCCCCTATCTCGGCGCCCCGCGCCGCCCCCGTGCTGTCGCGTTCGATCAGTCCCGGCAGCGGCACCTGCACCGTCCGCGAGGGGCCGCCGTCCAGGAGTGCCGTCAGTTCCTGGGCCGCGGTCCGGCCGAACTGGACCGTGTCGCGGGAGAGTGCCGACAGCCAGGGCTTGACCATGCGGCACAGCGGGGAGTCCTCCCAGGCCACCACCGAGACGTCGCCGGGAACCGAGAAGCCCAGCTCACCGGCGGCGGCGACTCCGGCGACGGCCATCACATCGTTGTCGTAGACCAGCGCGGTCGGGGGTGTGTCGCCCTCCATCACGCGGCGGGTGACCGCGGCGCCCTCGGCGTCCGAGTAGTCCGTGGTCACGGAGCGCACCTCGGTCAGTCCGCGCCGCTCGGCCTCGGCGCGCAGGGTGCGGATGCGCCGCTCGGTGTGCGCGAGGCCCGGCAGGCCGGCGATGTGGACGATGCGGCGGTGCCCGAGCGCGTACAGCTCGTCGACGACCGACGCCATCGCGCCGGCGTCGTCCGCCCACACCGTGGACATGCCGGGGTGCTCCGCGTCGGGCACTCCGCCAATCACCACGGCGGGCAGCCCGAGTTCGTCGAGGAGGGCGGGGCGCGGGTCGGCGGTGCGGGGGTCGACGACGAGCACGCCGTCCACCCGGTGTTCGGCCCACCAGCGCCGGTAGACGGCGCACTCCGCCTCGACGTCCTCCACCACCTGGAACAGCAGGCCGAGGTGGCGTTCCGCCAGGACCTCCTGGATGCCCGAGATGAGCTGGAGGAAGAACGAGTCCACGCCCAGCGTGTCCGCGGGGCGGGCCACGACGAGTCCGACCGTGGCCGCGCCTTCGCCGGACAGGGCACGGGCCGCCGTACTGGGCCGCCAGCCGAGCTGTTCGGCAACCCGCCGCACCCGGTCACGGGTGACCTCGGAGACCCCTGGCCGGTCGTTGAGTGCGAACGACACGGCGCTCTCCGACACACCCGCCCTGAGCGCGATGTCCTTCATGGTCGGTCGGCGCGCGGGAGACCGCTTGGCTGGCACAGCTGCCCCTTTCCCCGTGGAGCCCCGGTGGGTTCCGCGGACCAGCGTAGCGCATGCTACCTGCGCACTAATGCGCTTGAGCTTAAGGCCCTAAAGCGCATTAGTCTCGCATCGCAAAAGGTCTACTCCACTGCTCTGACCAGGGACTATTTGATGTGACTCCCAGCAGTTTCCGAGAATGCATTGACTTTTTCCGTGATCGCAATGCAGGGTCTGCACGGCAACATTCGACGCCGCCGCAAAGGAGCCGTGTCACCGTGCCCATCTCTCGCAGAGCACTAGCCGCTGCCGCCGCCATCGCTGTCGTCCTGCCGCTGAGCGCGTGCGGCTCCGGGGGTGACGACAGCGGCTCGACGGACGCCTCGGGCAAGATCCAAGGCAGCATCACGTTCCAGACGTGGAATCTCAGGGCCAACTTCAAGCCGTACTTTGACGGCCTGGTCAAGGACTTCGAGAAGAAGTACCCCGGCACCCATGTGAAGTGGATCGACCAGCCCGGCGAGGGCTACGCCGACAAGATCAGCGCGGACGCCGCCGGCGGCACGCTGCCCGATGTCGTCAACGTCTCCCCCGACCTCGTGGCCCCGCTCGCCAAGGCCGGTCTCGCGCTCGACCTCGACAAGGCGGCGCCGAAGTACAAGAAGGAGTACCTGCCGGGCGCCTGGGCGAGCCACCAGATACCGGGCATGGACGGCACCTACGCCTTCCCCTGGTACCTCAACACCGGGCCGCTGTTCTACAACAAGGGCCTGTTCAAGAAGGCCGGGCTCGACGCGTCCAAGCCCCCGAAGACGTACGACGCGCTGTTCGACGACGCGCTCCGCCTCGCCAAGAAGAGCAAGGGCAAGGTGGCCACGCTCGCCAACGTCCCCACCATCGAGGACTTCGGCCGCTACGGCGCCCCACTCATGAACAAGGAGGGCACCGGCTTCGCGTTCAACGACGCCAAGGGTGTCGAACTCCTCACGAAGTACAAGGAGTTGTACGACGCGAAGGCGCTCGACCCGCAGGCTCTGACCGCGACGCCCGAGTCGACCGGCAAGAAGTTCCTGACCGGGGCCGTGGCGATGAACCCGGGCAGCGCGCTCGACCTGTCGAAGTTCAAGAAGGAGGCGCCGAGCCTCTACAAGAACATCGGGATCACGGACCAGATCACCAGCACCGGCAAGGTGAACATGTACGTGATGGGCGTGATGGTGAACTCGCGCTCCAAGCAGAAGCCCGCGGCCGTGGCCTTCGCGCACTACGTCACCGACGCGCAGCACCAGATGGAGTTCGCCAAGAAGGTCGCCATCTTCCCGAGCACCGCCGGCTCCCTGGACGATCCGTACTTCACGAAGCAGGACGGCTCGGACGAGACGCGGGTGCGGATCGCGGCGGCCGACTCCCTGAAGTCCGCGGTCAACTACACGCCGGTCCTGTTCAGCGAGCAGATGAAGACCGAGCTGCGGAACTCCGTCGCCAAGGCCCTGCAGGGCAAGGAGAGTCCCAAGACCGCTCTTGACAACGCTGTCAAGGCCTGCGACCGGCTGCTCCAGCAGCAGGGCTGAGCCCCGGAGCCGTACATCATGACGAGTCCCCTTCCGACCGTGAAGACCGCCGCCGAGACCTCGGCGGACA encodes the following:
- a CDS encoding ABC transporter substrate-binding protein translates to MRRRTLLTGSLAVAAAAGVSTAAGSVAGTGPVITVGSKQFTESWVMGELYAQILTARGFQVVLKSNIGSADIIDRALRSHQIDLYPEYTGVILQTFAMPKRMPVTAHGTYEAAKRFEEGRGLTLLRPTPFQNRNAVAVRTSDARKHGLRTVGDLRRMGRISYAEYPDNITGPLGYDAVVKAYRLSAMKVRPLNIGLQYPALKNGDVDAADVFTTDPQLRRYDFTVLEDDQAIFGFQNVSPVVRRSLVERYGRRLTEPLDAVNALLTEKAMQALNEAAAMMRLSPAKVADRFLRANDLK
- a CDS encoding ABC transporter ATP-binding protein, coding for MQSAADIVFDAATKTYAGSAEPAVDALSLTVPAGEICVLLGASGCGKTTALTLVNRLTELTSGDIRIDGRSIRDQDVIELRRSIGYVIQQAGLFPHMTIEENIATVPQVLGWKRSRTADRVRELLELVGLPHKEYADRHPAQLSGGQRQRVGIARALAADPPIMLMDEPFGALDPVTREHMQDEFLRLHEQVRKTTLFVSHDIDEAVRMGDRVAILAKGGRLLQYDSPERILREPADDYVARFVGTDRGLKALTLRSLGELKLDPATGDDEASLRTGDTLRTALSALLAGGAERLPVADESGKTVGSVTVDLIREAA
- a CDS encoding ABC transporter permease; the encoded protein is MSSTLLAAAGPQPVIPDFGTVSSCVRDNGLFCVDWFTANFSSMFGPALVQHVRLTVIAVGVGFLIAFPLALLAHFRRRLVKPLGGLTSFLYTIPPMALFTLLVPVFGLSVLTAEIALVSYTLMVLFKSSLTGLGEVPEEVRRAGEGMGLTRREVLWRIELPLALPAVISGLRVATVTTISVVEVAAFIIDQGLGSPIIQGLQSPFNTQFIGAGLLAVALALAADGLIVLVGRLLTPWARTRRTV
- a CDS encoding ABC transporter permease, whose translation is MHTFFASFSFMADHFGLLADRTVDHLKLSAAAVAVALVLALPLGVWLGHRGKGSFLTVSISNIGRALPSLALIAIFLGLLGIGFVNVLTALVVMAVPPVLTHAYLSVEQVDPDLVRAGRGMGLTEWQILTRIELPLALPVLFTGIRIAAVYVISSATLAAVAGGGGLGDIILNQVSYGLSGVIAAALWVAVLALAADALFGALRNRLTPRGVLAGRSA
- a CDS encoding TIGR03086 family metal-binding protein is translated as MPTNKDLVALDAEAVRASVDVVARATAGDLTRPTPCAGWTLRELLGHMTAQHHGFAAASRGEGDIAVWRPRPLGDDPVGTYREAARHVLEAFAADGVTERAFPLPEIRDGGPFPGAQAVSFHFIDYVVHSWDVARTLGHTVTFDPELLDAALAVARAVPGGEARRGPGAAFAPAVTADHESRLDEIVAVLGRSPTWRPAPA
- a CDS encoding MarR family winged helix-turn-helix transcriptional regulator, whose amino-acid sequence is MAKNGGRRDLAAMLQPLMRSLIAAELPVLASHGISMWGYVVLSALDDGPVRTQAALATAIGADKTRIISTLDTLQESGLISRTPDPHDRRVRLLSITDDGRRVRRSAQTDIHAHEDRLLARLPAADRRVFLDAVHTLTPDADAP
- a CDS encoding alpha/beta hydrolase family protein; the encoded protein is MTAFILVAGAHTGGWVWRQVAAGLRDSGARAYEVTLTGMEDGGGAAVPGADLEAHIEELVRLIDRVEGQDVVLVGHCYGIHPVRGAADRRPGRISRIVHVDVGIPEDGDPALELVPDQTVRERVRSLAQENSAGTLPAPTGEEWQRWGSVAGLPGEALARLTELAAPQPLPTLTQPLRLSGAAAGLPTTGVLCTANGSSIAVVEAMAALGDPASRALAELGVTLFELDTGHWPMLSAPRELVDVLLRAAAGKGHRVATVRERPAHLRPFLMDVEERPRERTGRVDLHLPDADGPRPAVVFVHGGPVPAGTRPTPRDWPAFVGYAQYVANLGAVGVTVDHRLHELTAYGRAAEDIAGAIELVRADPRVDGGRVALWFVSAGGLLAADWLAAPPSWLRCVAASYPILAPLPGWGLADTRFRPATAVRGAGRLPIVLTRVGLERPEIAVTVEEFVSAAEDCGAALEVIDVPLGHHGFETIDPTDASRDAVDRAVRSVLGHLGADAD
- a CDS encoding helix-turn-helix domain-containing protein, with the translated sequence MWSIGELAERAGVTVKTVRFYSDRGLLPEGPRSTGGHRRYGPEALDRLRVIRSLRALGLPVPDVRRVLGEEGGLNGALEDVVAGQLRGIGSQLAALRWREAALQLLQDCTPAERAERLLLVGAMSAPPSTAAPARFWRRWLPPRMPARVVSTVLDQAVPQPPPDPTPAHVLTFARLHAFTSRSCEGGDRGQPAAHRTEGGFRPGVLYEGLSEAYALASPHLCDRRSPREGEALDCFVSAYAASRGVRDTPAFRRALSGVLAADPRIDHYWQLVAELTGPSRPTPGAAHDWLCAALDAQVGRRAAGGRRAAAAG
- a CDS encoding aminoglycoside phosphotransferase family protein, whose amino-acid sequence is MCARKLRPEETDIDAPLVRRLIDAQFPQWAGLPLTEVVSAGTSNAMYRLGEDMAVRLPRLAGSAQDVDKEHRWLPVLAAALPVAVPMPLGKGTPGEGYPWPWSVYRWLDGANPAPGHTSEPALLAEDLGEFVTVLQGVDPTDGPASYRSEPLAERDEVTRSAINELRAELDGDGARAVWESALGARGWAGPAVWIHADLQPGNVLVADGRLSAVIDFGCLGLGDPAVDLIAAWYLLPAGAREVFRSGSGADDDAWARGRGWALSVALLELRHYRETNPVMASIARHVIAELLADGTAPAAV
- a CDS encoding HAD domain-containing protein, with product MTGYAHLPLLFLDVDGPLIPFGGPPDCYPTYPLHRPGCPDPLGADLNPLLARINPAYGPRLAALPCELVWATTWMDEANDCVAPLLGLPPLPVVDWPDPPVRDARDEWHGVRGLHWKTRALVCQAQGRRFAWVDDEITDIDRSWVFEHYPERALLHRVDPRQGLTEADFAVLEEWLRAAAD
- a CDS encoding luciferase domain-containing protein; its protein translation is MHFHANDAADLYLTRTAVERLLPQLRDSTAIRVRPGASWITVLLDCDDDVALLLTLISVALKEHDAVRGPEEEYGGPHTARTAPPCDWEPRAAPSPRAAGPVATSVHHGRVHDAWKAVGRMLPHGH